DNA from Quercus lobata isolate SW786 chromosome 1, ValleyOak3.0 Primary Assembly, whole genome shotgun sequence:
GGAAGGgccttttgatcttactaccagagatataagtttggagtttaggtacgCTCTTGGGaatgtgttaggcacccaagattGCCTAACTCTAAGGTTAgcctcccatcattgtgtcttatatCTTAACCTTATTAAAAGCATGTTCAATGCTTGTATTCTAACTCACatacacactagcatacatctaattATTCAACATGGTATCATTCATCCCAAACCCTAACCATACATCTAAGCATCTCATCACAAATCCTAGtgtacatctatcatggcatcaAAGCATATTCAAGGCAACAACATATACAATCAAATCAAGGTAGAAACATAAGcataaggaaatatctaagcATTCATATTCATCTCTAATATCAACACAAGATCATATCAAAAATGCACGAACATCTCCAATGCATGACTTACTTTTCACTTACCTTGCAGCAACACAACACCCATGGCATTCATGCATAAACATGTGAATGTATGgtattaaactaacaaaccCTAAGACAAACCCTAAGACAAACTTGTGATAACAAACAAGCATGTGAAAAGAATGACAGGAACTTATAAGGCCtaaaacatatgaaaaaaaggccaaacagaacaaacatgtgaaggtagaaacaaataaaaaaattagggtttctaagcAACGGCATCACGCACGCTAGAATAGGTCTACGTATGCATAATCAAGCCTACTTGCGTAGGCTAGATCATGCATACGTAGATCCTTgcccaaaaaaccctaaacatgCAGAAATAGAGCAGAACTTCAGAACAATGATTCTAACACCCTAACAAGCATTTTAAGCATACAAAAACTTAAACCTAACCTAGGAAGGCATATTAGAACATAtcataacaaacaaacaaagcaaacaAGAGGATTTAAaggcagaaaataaaagagagggaaaaggaaaattttagacTAAGTACCTCACACAAAAGCTTTCCAAGCTTAATTTTGACTATTCCCCTCGGTTAAATCTAttcacaaaccaataagaaagtgaTTAACAACGTTAAATTAGAAGGATTGGGGCCAGAAAAGGcctcaatcaaataaaattgacttgattcactattttctagtgctTCTTAGGTTTTTCCTGtgggatttctgtgtgttttgaaaatgtaccatgtaaggttttttatagttgaaaaaatggggtttggaacgGCTCCCAGATGATATGGggttcattccaaacctcaactattattgcagaaaacttaTATTTCTTATACTTCTGAAACCCTAGCTGCATACGTAGGAATGTGCTTGCATACGCATGCTTTAGCTTGCGTAAGCAGGCCACAACCCACGTACGCAAGCCGAGGGCctctttggtcattttatttccaaaaatagatttttgctcatttaaaaggttatgttttccattttaacactcctcaagtcaatttaatatttgattAGGCTCTAAACTGGTGTCGGGCCTTAGAGTTTGAGCATCATTAGGAAACGGGGGCCTAaatcgtaaggggtacaaaatgtggtgtctacaCCCAACATGCTAAACATGTTGAAGACTTCTCTACTTGGATAGAGGAATGCCCTAGTCAAATTAAGCACACGTGTGCCCACGCtgtactctctctttctcattcagAGTAAGATTCATAttttcttatccaaaaaaaaaaaaaaatgaacccaaaagaaaatacttGACCTAAACTCTAGATTTTTGGCCCATAGTAAAAATAGGTTGACTTGTGATACGACTCATTTTTCTCAGGGTGGGTCACTGGTtaactcttttgtcttttttttttttttttactttggatttttttttctttgtattcattttttccttagcaataataatatttttttataaatgccAAGGCAAAAGGGCTCCCTAGCCCTCCTAAACCATTGAAGCCATACACTCCCACACTAAATGGGAAGTTTATCAAAGCTAGAGATTACCAGCTTTATTGTGTATTCCTTGAACCTAGGTATGACCTAAAGCTGAAAAAGATGTTGCTAGGATTTGAATTATTCTTTAATTGTGATATAAGATTCCCAAAAGAGGTAGAAAGAAACATGGATTGGATTCCAACAGATTGAGCAGATTACATGGACCCATATGCTATGACTACTTTGTTGGGAGATGCTATTTTTAATATAGAGGAAGAAGAGTATTTGGAAGTCTATCAACATGCACTAAATGGTCCAAGTGAAGAAGGaattgaagatgaagatgaagataatGAAGAGGGAGAAGCccatgatgatgataatgaagaTGAAGATAATGAAGAAGGAGAAGCCCATAATGATGATAATAGGGATGaaggtgatgatgatgaagatgaagataatgaagagagagaagcccatgatgatgataatgaagatgaaggtgatgaagagGGAGAAGCCCATGATGGTGATAATGAAGGGAGAGAAGCccatgatgatgataatgagaATCAAGATAATGAAGAGAGTGTAGAGGTCTTTGATGAAGAAAATATCCATGGAGGAGAGGCCTTTCATAATGAAGATATAGAAGATAATAAGAAAGCCCTTGAAGGAGATTATGATGACTCTTATGGATAGTTTCATTCTAATTGATGTCAACCCAATGTCCCGCCCACGCTATGATAAGCATGGACTTGAGATCCATGATCTCGGTTCATTCCATAATTCAGAGTTGGCCTCATTGACTACATACACCAATGAAGAGGAAGACATAGATGCAAGATTCGCACTACTTGAGAAGAATATAAAGTTTCATGACTTCAAGAAGCTAGCCTTAGATGTTTCTGAAGAAGATAATGAAGAGGTTGGATGCAACGATCCTAAATACTTCCCCCAATGTGTTCGCCTATTTGCCAAAAGGAAGCGTGACTTGTTTAAAGAATGGATGGATAATTTGAGCCAATCTGAAAGTTATACACTAG
Protein-coding regions in this window:
- the LOC115955016 gene encoding prostatic spermine-binding protein-like, with product MDPYAMTTLLGDAIFNIEEEEYLEVYQHALNGPSEEGIEDEDEDNEEGEAHDDDNEDEDNEEGEAHNDDNRDEDEGDEEGEAHDGDNEGREAHDDDNENQDNEESVEVFDEENIHGGEAFHNEDIEDNKKALEGDYDDSYG